One genomic segment of Virgibacillus doumboii includes these proteins:
- the tnpB gene encoding IS66 family insertion sequence element accessory protein TnpB (TnpB, as the term is used for proteins encoded by IS66 family insertion elements, is considered an accessory protein, since TnpC, encoded by a neighboring gene, is a DDE family transposase.), with translation MNFQFDRVYLARGSTDLRKSIDGLAVIVKECFDLNPFSPSLFVFCNRKRDKLKILQWENNGFWLHYRRLERGTFHWPSEKETAPMNISSRQLRWLLDGLSIEQKQAHREVKARTIL, from the coding sequence ATGAACTTTCAATTTGATCGGGTGTACCTGGCCCGCGGCAGCACTGATCTTCGTAAATCTATTGATGGGCTTGCAGTCATTGTAAAAGAATGCTTTGACCTCAATCCCTTTTCCCCTAGCCTGTTCGTGTTCTGTAATCGAAAACGTGATAAGCTAAAGATTTTACAGTGGGAGAATAACGGGTTTTGGTTGCATTATCGCCGTTTGGAAAGGGGCACATTTCATTGGCCATCGGAAAAGGAGACGGCACCAATGAATATTAGCTCGCGCCAGCTTCGCTGGTTGCTGGATGGTTTATCCATTGAACAGAAGCAAGCACACCGGGAAGTCAAAGCACGCACCATTCTATAA
- the glpK gene encoding glycerol kinase GlpK yields the protein MEKYIMSIDQGTTSSRAIIFNHDGEIVAISQKEFEQFFPKPGWVEHDANEIWTSVLACIADVLRKADIEPRQIAGIGITNQRETTVVWDKYTGRPIHNAIVWQSRQTENICNELKDAGYGQLFKEKTGLLIDAYFSGTKVKWILDNVREAREKATKGDLLFGTIDSWLIYKLTGGTAHVTDYSNASRTLMFNIHDLQWDDELLDILTVPKSMLPEVKQSSEVYGKTVDYHFFGYEIPIAGAAGDQQAALFGQGCFEKGMVKNTYGTGCFMLMNTGEKTISSEHGLLTTIAWGVDGKVDYALEGSIFVAGSAIQWLRDGLKIIDSSSESEIIASDVDSTEGVYMVPAFVGLGTPYWDSDTRGAVFGLTRGTTKEHFVRATLESLAYQTKDVVDVMVTDSGLPLKTLRVDGGAVRNDFLMQFQSDLLDVPVERPEVQETTASGAAYLAGLAVGYWDSKEDIAKQLKLEKTFTSNMTEVQRSNLYKGWKKAVKAARVF from the coding sequence ATGGAAAAATATATAATGTCAATCGATCAAGGTACCACCAGCTCCCGTGCAATTATATTTAATCATGACGGAGAGATAGTAGCTATTTCTCAAAAGGAGTTTGAACAATTCTTTCCAAAGCCTGGTTGGGTAGAACATGATGCTAATGAAATCTGGACCTCAGTTTTAGCATGTATAGCGGATGTTTTGCGAAAAGCTGATATAGAGCCAAGACAAATCGCAGGAATTGGTATAACAAATCAAAGGGAAACAACAGTCGTTTGGGATAAATATACAGGGAGACCAATACATAATGCAATCGTGTGGCAGTCAAGGCAAACAGAGAATATTTGTAACGAATTAAAGGATGCTGGTTATGGTCAATTATTCAAAGAAAAGACTGGATTGTTAATCGATGCTTATTTTTCAGGGACTAAAGTAAAGTGGATACTGGATAATGTCCGAGAAGCTAGAGAAAAAGCAACAAAAGGAGATCTTTTATTTGGAACTATAGACTCCTGGCTTATATACAAGTTAACAGGCGGAACAGCCCATGTTACTGATTACTCCAATGCTTCCAGAACATTAATGTTCAATATTCATGACCTCCAATGGGATGACGAATTACTGGATATATTAACAGTACCAAAATCGATGTTGCCAGAAGTGAAACAATCTTCAGAAGTATATGGAAAGACTGTTGACTATCACTTTTTTGGTTATGAGATTCCCATTGCCGGTGCTGCAGGAGACCAACAGGCTGCACTTTTTGGGCAAGGTTGTTTTGAAAAAGGTATGGTTAAAAACACATACGGGACAGGCTGCTTTATGCTAATGAACACCGGTGAGAAAACCATCTCATCAGAACACGGTTTACTGACAACTATAGCTTGGGGAGTAGATGGAAAAGTCGATTATGCATTGGAAGGAAGTATTTTTGTAGCAGGGTCAGCCATTCAATGGTTAAGAGATGGACTGAAAATAATTGATAGTTCGTCTGAAAGTGAAATAATTGCCTCAGATGTAGATTCTACGGAAGGAGTATATATGGTTCCGGCTTTTGTAGGACTGGGCACCCCATACTGGGACAGTGATACGCGTGGTGCTGTGTTTGGTTTAACACGGGGGACTACTAAAGAGCATTTTGTACGGGCCACCTTGGAATCCTTAGCATATCAGACTAAGGATGTAGTTGATGTGATGGTTACTGATTCTGGCCTTCCCCTAAAAACATTAAGAGTAGATGGTGGAGCAGTAAGAAATGATTTTCTTATGCAATTCCAAAGTGACCTGTTAGATGTACCTGTTGAACGGCCAGAAGTTCAGGAAACAACAGCTTCAGGAGCTGCATATCTGGCTGGGCTTGCTGTTGGTTATTGGGATAGTAAAGAAGATATTGCTAAACAATTGAAGTTAGAGAAAACATTTACTTCCAATATGACGGAGGTTCAACGTTCAAATTTATATAAGGGATGGAAGAAGGCTGTTAAGGCTGCGAGGGTTTTTTAG
- a CDS encoding TRAP transporter large permease: MTMIIYVAVFLLLIAISVPIAFSLGISTMLAFVMTGDPLDLFAQRLWTGLNKFTLVAIPFFILAGELMGGSGILIRLLDFARLIIGRVKGGLLYINILVSMLFGGINGSAVADTSAVGSMLIPATKKEYKDPEMAAAVTAISSVVGPIIPPSLPMLIYTFAAANVSVAALFAAGIVPGILLGLSLMIVTFFIARKRNYPSDKRKYTFRQIIRILGRFIIAAILPVIMVAGIVGGVATPTEAGCIGILYALIIGFFVTRELTLKETYRALARTIIITAIVMIMIAVGNVATWWLTIQGIPADISMFFQNFTNSAALFLLFMLVLYIFIGFFIEQAAAMIMLVPIFAPLAETYGIDPVHFGIFTVLALGIGLVTPPVGICLFISSSIAKVKLHRVFVVSIPYLVAMFVVLLLITFVPQIYLWLPRMLGF; the protein is encoded by the coding sequence ATGACAATGATCATTTATGTAGCGGTGTTTCTGTTACTTATAGCTATTAGTGTTCCGATTGCATTCTCCTTAGGGATATCGACTATGCTGGCTTTTGTTATGACCGGCGACCCACTGGACTTATTCGCTCAGCGATTATGGACAGGGTTAAATAAATTTACTTTGGTAGCTATTCCCTTCTTCATTCTTGCAGGTGAACTTATGGGTGGCTCAGGAATCTTAATCCGTCTATTAGATTTTGCACGATTAATTATCGGAAGAGTTAAGGGTGGTCTCCTATACATAAATATACTTGTTAGTATGTTATTTGGAGGAATTAATGGTTCAGCTGTGGCTGATACAAGTGCAGTGGGGTCCATGTTAATTCCAGCCACTAAAAAAGAATACAAAGATCCAGAAATGGCGGCAGCTGTTACTGCTATCAGTTCAGTAGTAGGCCCAATAATACCTCCGAGTCTACCAATGCTGATTTATACTTTTGCTGCAGCCAATGTTTCAGTTGCTGCATTATTCGCAGCGGGAATTGTTCCGGGTATATTATTAGGGTTAAGTCTAATGATTGTTACGTTTTTTATTGCCAGAAAAAGAAACTATCCCAGTGATAAAAGAAAATACACATTTAGGCAAATAATTCGTATACTAGGCAGGTTTATTATTGCAGCTATCCTTCCTGTTATCATGGTTGCGGGGATAGTTGGAGGGGTTGCTACTCCTACAGAGGCAGGGTGTATTGGAATTCTATATGCTTTGATTATTGGTTTCTTTGTCACCCGTGAACTAACTTTAAAGGAGACCTACAGAGCATTAGCCAGAACAATAATCATTACAGCCATCGTCATGATTATGATTGCCGTCGGGAATGTGGCAACTTGGTGGCTCACAATCCAGGGAATTCCGGCTGATATTAGTATGTTTTTCCAAAACTTCACTAATAGTGCTGCATTATTTTTACTATTTATGTTAGTACTTTATATTTTCATAGGCTTTTTCATAGAGCAGGCAGCAGCTATGATTATGCTTGTTCCAATATTTGCACCTTTAGCTGAAACTTATGGTATCGATCCAGTTCATTTTGGTATCTTTACCGTTCTGGCTTTAGGAATTGGACTTGTAACGCCACCTGTTGGAATTTGCTTGTTTATTTCCAGCAGTATAGCCAAAGTCAAACTGCATAGAGTGTTTGTTGTATCTATTCCGTATTTAGTAGCTATGTTTGTTGTGCTTCTTCTTATAACGTTTGTTCCACAGATTTATTTGTGGTTACCACGGATGTTAGGATTCTAG
- the tnpA gene encoding IS66 family insertion sequence element accessory protein TnpA: MTLKDKRIEWKARYDDWKGSGQSIAEWCRDQEIKVHQMYYWVQRFEKDMISLEAGTTETQWLTVQMDDEPIYSKDQGPIFIHVGAISVEVRPGANVRLLSDVIHILQNQN; this comes from the coding sequence ATGACTCTCAAAGACAAAAGAATAGAATGGAAAGCGCGCTATGACGACTGGAAAGGAAGTGGGCAGAGTATTGCTGAATGGTGCCGGGATCAAGAGATCAAAGTCCATCAAATGTATTATTGGGTTCAGCGATTTGAGAAAGATATGATTTCTCTGGAAGCGGGGACAACGGAAACGCAGTGGCTTACTGTTCAAATGGACGACGAACCAATTTACTCCAAAGACCAGGGGCCCATCTTTATTCATGTTGGTGCCATTTCTGTTGAGGTGCGACCGGGAGCCAATGTCCGATTACTGTCAGATGTCATACATATCCTGCAGAATCAAAACTAA
- the tnpC gene encoding IS66 family transposase, translated as MENTAHKSKETIEYFKAQNEKLEIEKEALEAKLKWYEEQFRLSQQRRFGSSSEKTDSNQLSLFNETEDTADSAVEEPTVETITYKRKKQRGQCNQKLENLPTETIEYRLSDEEQVCSCCNGALHDMSTEVRKELKVIPAQVKVVEHVRHIYSCRHCERYGMETPIVTAKMPEPVFPGSLASPSAMAYTMTQKYVEGMPLYRQEKHLERFGVFIPRQTLANWMVHGANWLELIYNEMHTRLLELDIAHADETTLQVLAEPERPAASTSYMWLYRSGQTDVPIVLYDYQQTRAGKHPRRFLEGFKGYLNVDGYPGYNGLSNVTLVGCWAHARRKFTEALKALPESAATTTVKAEEGLAFCNQLFDIERKLKDKSPQERYEQRLERSQPVLDAFLAWLQEQTPRVLPKSALGKAIKYCRKQWEHLEAFLEDGRLEIDNNRAERSIKPFVIGSKAWLFSNTAKGARSSAIIYSIVETAKENGLNPFNYLSYLFEELPNMDTTDKEQLAQYLPWSATLPRECHVPNKSK; from the coding sequence ATGGAAAATACAGCGCATAAATCAAAGGAAACAATTGAATATTTTAAAGCGCAAAATGAAAAGCTTGAAATAGAAAAAGAGGCATTGGAAGCCAAATTAAAATGGTACGAAGAACAATTTCGCCTCAGCCAACAACGCAGATTCGGATCTTCTAGTGAGAAGACCGATTCCAACCAGCTCTCGCTTTTCAACGAAACGGAAGACACAGCTGATTCGGCGGTTGAAGAACCGACTGTCGAGACGATTACATACAAACGCAAGAAACAACGTGGTCAGTGCAACCAGAAACTTGAAAACCTGCCTACGGAGACGATTGAATACCGTCTGTCCGACGAGGAACAGGTCTGTTCGTGCTGCAACGGAGCGTTGCACGATATGAGCACGGAAGTGCGCAAAGAATTAAAGGTTATTCCCGCGCAGGTAAAAGTTGTGGAGCATGTGCGCCACATATATAGTTGCCGCCATTGTGAGCGTTATGGAATGGAAACACCTATTGTGACAGCGAAAATGCCGGAGCCTGTATTTCCAGGCAGTTTGGCCTCTCCATCCGCAATGGCTTACACTATGACACAAAAATATGTAGAAGGGATGCCGTTATATCGCCAGGAAAAACATCTGGAGCGCTTCGGTGTCTTTATCCCGCGCCAGACATTGGCCAATTGGATGGTGCATGGTGCCAATTGGCTTGAACTGATTTACAACGAAATGCACACCCGGCTACTGGAGTTGGACATTGCCCACGCAGATGAAACTACATTACAAGTTTTAGCCGAGCCGGAACGGCCTGCAGCCTCAACTTCCTACATGTGGTTATACCGCTCTGGACAGACCGATGTGCCAATCGTCTTGTACGATTATCAACAAACCCGGGCCGGCAAACATCCTCGTCGATTCCTGGAAGGCTTCAAGGGATATCTAAATGTAGACGGTTACCCCGGCTACAACGGCTTATCCAATGTTACCTTGGTTGGGTGCTGGGCGCATGCGCGCCGTAAATTTACAGAGGCACTTAAGGCACTTCCTGAATCCGCAGCCACTACAACTGTGAAAGCGGAGGAAGGCTTGGCTTTCTGTAATCAGCTTTTTGATATTGAACGTAAATTAAAGGACAAAAGTCCACAAGAACGCTATGAACAACGTTTAGAGCGCAGTCAGCCCGTTCTGGATGCTTTTTTGGCATGGCTTCAAGAACAGACCCCACGCGTATTACCTAAAAGTGCCCTTGGCAAAGCAATCAAATATTGTCGTAAACAATGGGAGCATTTAGAGGCGTTTTTGGAAGACGGCCGTTTGGAAATCGATAACAATCGGGCGGAACGATCCATCAAGCCATTCGTGATTGGAAGCAAAGCCTGGCTTTTCAGTAATACCGCAAAAGGAGCAAGATCCAGTGCGATTATTTATAGTATTGTGGAGACAGCCAAGGAAAATGGATTAAATCCATTTAACTATCTCAGCTATTTATTTGAAGAGCTTCCCAATATGGATACGACGGATAAAGAGCAATTGGCTCAATATCTGCCATGGTCGGCAACACTCCCACGGGAATGTCACGTTCCTAATAAATCTAAATAA
- a CDS encoding LysR family transcriptional regulator → MRVGNLETFCQVVEEGSISKVAKINYITQPAITKQIRQLESTYGTKLFERVNGNLRVTKNGEKLYELAKKIVFQYDQSFQIINELKGEENKNLKIGSSFTIGEYFLPATLGEFKKIHPDIEIALEVSSTPNILESIKENKAGIALVEGIVKDESLTVSKFAEDELVLVCSPNHSVLGEVDSVTLDDLSSEKFIWREENSGLRLLVEDILEKNDALENINIYMELGSTQAIKGAVEADLGIALLSEIVVERELKNGSLRKIFIENVDFKRDLWFVKQKDSFISSIEKEFKEFLTDLRKT, encoded by the coding sequence ATGAGAGTAGGCAATTTGGAAACGTTTTGTCAGGTGGTCGAGGAAGGAAGCATAAGTAAGGTTGCTAAGATAAATTATATTACACAACCTGCTATCACCAAGCAGATTCGCCAATTGGAAAGTACTTATGGAACAAAATTGTTCGAAAGGGTGAACGGCAACTTACGTGTCACCAAAAACGGAGAAAAATTGTATGAACTAGCTAAAAAAATAGTATTTCAATACGACCAGTCATTCCAAATTATAAATGAACTCAAAGGGGAAGAAAACAAGAATCTTAAAATTGGTTCTTCATTTACGATTGGGGAATATTTCCTCCCAGCAACTTTGGGTGAGTTTAAAAAAATTCATCCAGATATTGAGATTGCATTGGAAGTTAGCAGTACTCCTAATATATTGGAAAGTATTAAAGAAAATAAAGCAGGGATTGCATTAGTTGAGGGTATAGTTAAAGATGAGAGTTTAACTGTTAGTAAGTTTGCCGAAGATGAATTGGTATTAGTGTGTTCTCCTAACCATTCCGTTTTAGGAGAAGTAGATTCGGTCACATTGGATGATTTATCAAGTGAGAAATTTATATGGCGCGAGGAAAATTCAGGGTTAAGACTGCTCGTAGAAGATATATTAGAGAAAAATGATGCGCTGGAAAACATCAACATATATATGGAACTGGGAAGTACTCAGGCAATAAAGGGTGCAGTTGAAGCAGATTTAGGGATAGCCCTACTATCGGAGATCGTAGTGGAGCGGGAACTAAAAAACGGTTCCCTGAGAAAAATTTTTATTGAAAATGTTGATTTTAAAAGAGACCTCTGGTTTGTAAAGCAAAAAGATAGCTTCATAAGTTCCATTGAAAAGGAGTTTAAGGAGTTTTTGACAGATTTAAGGAAGACTTGA
- a CDS encoding DUF3892 domain-containing protein yields MSYRITHVRLSDNNATSTEAITHVKLSDGTVETKAQVVKYIDQGMEYYYTKTTGSKAVVETVHPVGRNPYIRTKANSSTKDNLLSLPRF; encoded by the coding sequence ATGTCATATAGAATTACTCATGTTCGTTTATCCGATAATAATGCTACTTCTACAGAAGCAATAACTCATGTTAAATTATCGGATGGAACTGTTGAAACTAAAGCACAAGTAGTTAAGTATATTGACCAAGGAATGGAGTATTACTATACAAAAACAACTGGATCAAAGGCAGTTGTGGAAACAGTTCATCCAGTTGGTAGAAATCCCTATATTCGAACAAAAGCAAATAGTTCAACTAAAGATAACTTACTTAGTTTGCCAAGGTTTTAA
- a CDS encoding sigma-70 family RNA polymerase sigma factor → MNDKITFEEIFEQNERRIHYHLQKLNIHDPYNEFYQEGLCAMWNAYETYQPDKGPMSTYFNYMIRNRLIDLMRQQNRQKESDKYAFQEQITELSNGNHYCRIGVNYQLLSDSHFPQSNPELWKNLKFHLTDNQWKWVYCYIILDMPYKEIAIQEETTINAVKSWGKQVKKKLRDINFGEFLFTEV, encoded by the coding sequence TTGAGCAGAATGAAAGGCGGATTCATTACCATTTGCAAAAATTAAATATTCATGATCCATACAACGAGTTTTATCAAGAAGGGTTGTGCGCAATGTGGAATGCTTATGAAACCTATCAGCCGGACAAGGGACCAATGTCAACTTACTTCAACTACATGATCCGCAATCGCCTCATTGACTTAATGCGACAACAAAACCGTCAAAAAGAAAGTGATAAGTATGCCTTCCAAGAGCAAATAACAGAACTCTCCAACGGCAATCACTACTGCCGAATTGGAGTAAACTATCAATTGTTAAGCGATTCCCACTTCCCACAGAGTAATCCCGAGCTTTGGAAAAATTTAAAATTCCATTTGACAGACAATCAATGGAAATGGGTCTATTGTTATATTATTCTGGACATGCCGTACAAGGAAATTGCCATTCAGGAAGAAACGACAATTAATGCTGTGAAAAGTTGGGGAAAGCAAGTGAAAAAGAAATTGCGGGATATAAATTTCGGTGAATTCTTGTTTACTGAAGTATAG